One Zonotrichia albicollis isolate bZonAlb1 chromosome 25, bZonAlb1.hap1, whole genome shotgun sequence genomic window carries:
- the LOC102064610 gene encoding guanylin-like encodes MKSFLSWTVLAALVLVHISQAVYVQDGDFKFPLESVKKLKELMEGSKHINPRMMVPMASYSPCQDKHLPEEFRPVCKREDAPMIFKRLSLAAEDDLCEICANAACAGCF; translated from the exons ATGAAAAGCTTTCTTTCCTGGACAGTCCTGGCAGCCCTTGTCCTGGTGCACATCTCCCAGGCAGTCTATGTTCAG GATGGAGACTTTAAATTCCCCCTGGAGTCTGTGAAGAAGCTGAAGGAGCTCATGGAGGGCAGCAAACACATCAACCCTCGCATGATGGTGCCCATGGCCAGCTACTCCCCATGCCAGGACAAACACCTCCCCGAGGAGTTCAGGCCTGTGTGCAAGAGGGAGGATGCACCCATGATTTTCAAGAGGCTGA gcctggctgctgaggACGACCTGTGTGAGATCTGTGCCAACgctgcctgtgctggctgctTCTGA
- the LOC141731746 gene encoding uncharacterized protein LOC141731746, with protein MERPQITLCPLIACFCFQRVGLMGLGTIHIMKKPIWHGEGEGFMADTPEFELSKPLPLVGKNLRHGQSPVPGISRDDELICAEVAQHLHKPKATIMMCIKATLQICEWALSSGKNLDFVFKDIGVLLCRGKHVVMRFFEGLVQEVAQLQGLAEGLLQSLDLKLLSIAQLEKDMSQLPPGGVFVLPHFVQADGKTEPHPLSALLQEALTTSKTMTKQQTRPGNLPNPLLLRPHLPPNRINDVKGTGREKKRADGGVQRGSLLPPIENSVRKGRATREMEEPKAGLAAPLMQRKFTQLPALAEQRSLKKGAALSPGGFERLRRERVAAVAGVAAALCPEGTKQEKAPSPLRRAPQLRTPRAKQVLLNLQPYKVSREQCMKAFQMNQLRKWSQDESLAPASNLSLAKKLSVDEGTAEDL; from the exons ATGGAAAGGCCACAGATCACCCTTTGCCCTCTGATTGCTTGCTTTTGCTTCCAGAGAGTTGGGCTGATGGGCCTGGGTACCATCCACATTATGAAGAAAcccatctggcatggagaagGGGAAGGTTTCATGGCAGACACGCCGGAGTTTGAGCTAAGCAAGCCCCTTCCCCTGGTGGGGAAGAATCTCCGTCATGGGCAAAGCCCTGTGCCTG GGATCTCCAGAGATGATGAGTTGATCTGTGCTGAGGTGGCCCAGCACCTGCACAAGCCCAAGGCCACCATCATGATGTGCATCAAGGCCACTCTGCAGATCTGTGAGTGGGCCCTGTCCAGTGGGAAGAACTTAGACTTTGTGTTCAAGGACATCGGGGTCCTGCTCTGCCGCGGGAAACACGTGGTCATGAGGTTCTTTGAAGGCCTGGTCCAGGAGGTGGCTCAGTTACAGGGCCTGGCTGAAGGGCTGCTCCAG TCGCTAGATCTGAAGCTGTTGTCCATAGCCCAGCTGGAAAAGGACatgtcccagctccctcctggaGGTGTCTTTGTGCTGCCACA CTTTGTGCAGGCAGATGGGAAGACCGAGCCACATCCTCTCAGTGCTTTGCTACAAGAAGCTCTCACAACGAGCAAAACCATGACCAAGCAACAAACAAGACCAG ggAACCTTCCCAACCCCCTCCTTCTTCGTCCTCACCTTCCTCCAAATCGGATAAATGATGTGAAAGGgacaggaagagaaaagaagagGGCAGATGGAGGAGTGCAGAGAGGGAG TTTGCTGCCTCCAATTGAGAACTCTGTGAGGAAGGGCAGAGCCACCAGGGAGATGGAAGAGCCcaaagctgggctggcagctcccctCATGCAGAGAAAATTTACCCAG cttccagccctggcagagcagaggagtcTGAAGAAGGGCGCTGCCCTCTCTCCTGGAGGATTTGAGAGGCTGAGGAGGGAGAGAGTGGCTGCTGTGGCAggagtggctgctgctctgtgcccagaaGGGACCAAGCAGGAGAAGGCACCATCCCCTCTCAGGAGAGCACCACAGCTAAG GACCCCACGAGCCAAGCAGGTCCTGCTCAATCTGCAGCCCTACAAAGTGTCCAGGGAGCAGTGCATGAAGGCCTTTCAGATGAACCAGCTGCGGAAATGGTCCCAGGACGAATCCCTGG CTCCTGCATCTAACCTGAGCTTGGCGAAGAAGCTGAGTGTCGATGAAGGGACAGCAGAAGACCTgtga